The DNA segment AAGATAAAACCAACCACCTACTCACAACCCTCCTCCCGGACTTCAAAATAAGATCGTTTCAAGAGATACTACCGAACATGGACGAGGTATTTATTAAAGCCGTAGAAAAATCAAACGCTGCCTATTAACCATTTAGTTATCAAACATGAACAAGATATCATTAATTATACAACGAGAATATATTACCCGGGTCAAAAAGAAGAGTTTTATCATTATGACTTTCCTTAGCCCCATTATATTTGCTGCCATAGCCTTTGTTCCAGCCTGGCTAAGCTCTCAGGAAGACACCAAAGAAAAGATCATTGCTATTGACGACTCCACGCAACAATATGCACAAGCACTAAATAGCACACAGTACATTAAATACCAAACGCTTGCACCAACAGAGGCGCAACAAACAAAACAAGAGCTAACCCAACATTTTGATGCACTCTTGCTTATTGAGCATGATTTACTTCAGAACAAACCCATTGTTCATCTGTACTCCGAAGGCCAGGTAACCATGGATGTCATTGACAATATCAAATCCAACCTCAATGCACATATCCGCCAATTAAAACTTGAGAGTTACCATATAGAAGGGCTCGATGTTAAGATCAAAGAGTTAAACCAACTAAAAGTAGAAATAAAAACTACGCGACTAGACGAAGATGGTTCTGAGAAACAAAGCAGTGCCGAGATAGCTATTATTATAGGCATGGCATCCGCCTTTCTCATCTACATGATCATGGTTTTGTATGCCACGCAAGTTATGAGAGGCGTCATTGAAGAAAAGACAAGTCGCATTGTTGAAGTGATGATATCTTCAGTAAAACCCTTTCAACTGATGATGGGTAAAATTATAGGCATCGGTTTAGTGGCTCTCACCCAATTCTTTTTATGGATCATCCTTACTATAGGAGTTCTATTTAGCGCACAAGCAGTACTTACGGACAAAGGCAATACTCAAGAAATAACGCAATCCATCAGCAACCAGCAAATGGTAAATGAACAACTCAACACCAATGAAACCGCACAAGTATTCGAAAAGATCAGCAACATCATAGGAGATGTGAACCTTCCTTTCATCCTAGGCATGTTCCTATTTTATTTCATTGGTGGGTATTTAATCTATTCTGCACTGTTTGCAGCCATTGGTTCTGCCATAGACAATGAAACAGAAACACAACAATTCGTCATGCCTGTATTGCTACCCCTGATACTATCCATTTATGTTGCTCTATTTGCATTCCGAAATCCACATGGCGACATTGCCTTTTGGTTTTCGATGATCCCTTTAACCTCACCGGTAGTCATGATGTCCCGGATACCATACGATGTGCCCCCATGGGAGCTCATTTTATCCATGAGTATATTAACTGCCTCATTCATATTATTTACTTGGTTTGCCGCAAGAGTGTACAGAACCGGTATTTTGATGTACGGTAAAAAAGTGAGTTACAAGGAAATTTGGAAATGGTTTATTCAAGCCGGAAAATAGAAAACACATATGCAAATTGCAATTATAGACCTGGGTACTAATACTTTTAATCTATTAATAGCCAGAGTGGACAAGAATAACAGCTATACTATTCTATCAGAAACAAAATATCCTGCCAAGATTGGCAAAGGAGGCATTCAAAAAAGAACCATCACCCCTGAGGCATTCGAACGTGGACTAAAAGCACTTCAAACACATTTAGACACCATTGCTCAATACGAAGTAGATGCTATACACTGCTTTGCCACTTCCGCCATCAGATCCGCCGAGAATGGAGGCGATTTCGTATCCAAGGTAAAAGAAAAATTTAACCTTGACATACAAGTTATCCAAGGCTCACAGGAAGCCGGATTGATCTACGACGGGGTAAAACAAGTATTACCCATTGGACAAGAGAAAGTACTGATTATGGATATTGGCGGAGGGAGTACCGAATTCATCATTGCCAATACAGATGGTGTAGTATGGAAACACAGCTTTGAGTTAGGAGCTGCCAGAATGCTTGAACTGGTAAAGCCCTCTGATCCCATGCAAACAGAAGAGATAAAACATGCGGAAGAAATCATTGCGCACAAGATAGCTCCTCTGCTCCAAGAACTTCAACACCATCAAATCAGCAAACTGATTGGCTCATCGGGCTCCTTCGACACCATGGCTGCCATGATAGCAGCCGTGGAGCACCCTTTACTAGATATGAGCAAGCTAACCAGTTATCAAATCAGCAAACCTCACTTTGAAAACCTACATCGTCAATACTTACAAAGCTCCATTCAACAACGCCTTAAAATGAAACGGATGGATCCTGACCGCGTTGAAATGATTGTACTGGCCTCTATTTTTATTAAATTCATGCTCGATCATTTAAGCCTAGATGAACTATTCCAGTGCAGTTACGCACTTAAAGAAGGCGCTATC comes from the Saccharicrinis fermentans DSM 9555 = JCM 21142 genome and includes:
- a CDS encoding Ppx/GppA phosphatase family protein; this translates as MQIAIIDLGTNTFNLLIARVDKNNSYTILSETKYPAKIGKGGIQKRTITPEAFERGLKALQTHLDTIAQYEVDAIHCFATSAIRSAENGGDFVSKVKEKFNLDIQVIQGSQEAGLIYDGVKQVLPIGQEKVLIMDIGGGSTEFIIANTDGVVWKHSFELGAARMLELVKPSDPMQTEEIKHAEEIIAHKIAPLLQELQHHQISKLIGSSGSFDTMAAMIAAVEHPLLDMSKLTSYQISKPHFENLHRQYLQSSIQQRLKMKRMDPDRVEMIVLASIFIKFMLDHLSLDELFQCSYALKEGAIYQIINNKK
- a CDS encoding ABC transporter permease, which produces MNKISLIIQREYITRVKKKSFIIMTFLSPIIFAAIAFVPAWLSSQEDTKEKIIAIDDSTQQYAQALNSTQYIKYQTLAPTEAQQTKQELTQHFDALLLIEHDLLQNKPIVHLYSEGQVTMDVIDNIKSNLNAHIRQLKLESYHIEGLDVKIKELNQLKVEIKTTRLDEDGSEKQSSAEIAIIIGMASAFLIYMIMVLYATQVMRGVIEEKTSRIVEVMISSVKPFQLMMGKIIGIGLVALTQFFLWIILTIGVLFSAQAVLTDKGNTQEITQSISNQQMVNEQLNTNETAQVFEKISNIIGDVNLPFILGMFLFYFIGGYLIYSALFAAIGSAIDNETETQQFVMPVLLPLILSIYVALFAFRNPHGDIAFWFSMIPLTSPVVMMSRIPYDVPPWELILSMSILTASFILFTWFAARVYRTGILMYGKKVSYKEIWKWFIQAGK